The Carassius carassius chromosome 34, fCarCar2.1, whole genome shotgun sequence genome has a segment encoding these proteins:
- the LOC132115198 gene encoding UDP-GlcNAc:betaGal beta-1,3-N-acetylglucosaminyltransferase 7-like translates to MELFSRKKKNLRTAVSLTLVFATILMLNKLIRVDTNFKDSKVDVKRKWCGPTCKSIKALEISPQSRVNGLAPVGKPIPKKWDMKSIECHENSTMKTQAWFRRLNPRFHEFVLHRHCRYFPMLLNHPEKCSGDVDVLLVVKSVIEEHDRREAVRQTWGKEQEIQGLKIKTLFLLGTPATGKDTRNLQALVQYEDRTYGDILQWDFLDTFFNLTLKEVNFLRWFNIYCSGVPFVFKGDDDVFVHTKNLVELIGFRVEENKVENLIVGDTILGARPIRNRQSKYFIPKELYDKRYPPYLGGGGFLMSSQVARRLFAVSESVELYPIDDVFLGMCLQKLKIVPELHLAFRTFGIIKRKVTRLNREPCFFRNLIVVHKLFPRELLQMWTLVQNEDLNCARQVVM, encoded by the coding sequence ATGGAACTCTTCTCTCGGAAGAAAAAGAATCTAAGAACCGCGGTCAGCCTGACTTTGGTTTTTGCCACTATACTGATGCTTAATAAGTTAATAAGGGTGGACACGAATTTTAAAGATTCCAAAGTCGACGTGAAACGCAAATGGTGTGGCCCCACATGTAAAAGCATAAAGGCCCTTGAAATTTCACCTCAATCACGCGTGAATGGGTTGGCGCCGGTGGGGAAACCAATTCCAAAAAAATGGGACATGAAAAGTATAGAATGCCATGAAAATTCCACGATGAAGACCCAAGCCTGGTTTCGTCGCTTGAACCCCAGGTTCCACGAATTTGTCTTGCACAGACATTGCAGATACTTCCCAATGTTGCTGAATCACCCGGAGAAGTGTAGCGGTGACGTGGATGTTCTGCTCGTGGTCAAATCGGTTATTGAAGAACATGACCGGCGAGAAGCCGTGCGGCAGACGTGGGGAAAGGAGCAAGAAATCCAGGGCTTGAAAATCAAAACACTATTTCTTTTAGGCACTCCAGCCACTGGCAAAGACACACGAAATTTACAAGCCCTGGTCCAATATGAAGACCGAACCTACGGAGACATCTTACAGTGGGACTTTTTGGACACTTTCTTCAACCTCACCTTGAAGGAGGTGAACTTTCTGAGATGGTTCAACATCTACTGCAGTGGAGTTCCCTTCGTCTTCAAAGGGGACGATGACGTTTTTGTCCATACCAAGAACTTAGTGGAACTAATTGGCTTTCGGGTGGAGGAGAACAAAGTGGAAAACCTCATTGTAGGAGACACCATTTTAGGAGCCAGACCGATCAGAAACCGCCAGAGTAAATATTTCATTCCCAAAGAGTTGTATGATAAACGCTATCCACCTTATTTGGGTGGGGGAGGATTTCTCATGTCCTCTCAGGTGGCCCGCAGGCTCTTCGCGGTTTCTGAGAGCGTGGAGCTATACCCCATTGACGATGTGTTTTTGGGCATGTGTCTTCAGAAGCTGAAGATCGTCCCCGAACTTCACCTGGCCTTCAGGACATTTGGGATCATTAAGCGTAAAGTGACTCGTCTGAACCGGGAGCCGTGCTTCTTTCGCAACCTCATCGTGGTCCACAAACTCTTTCCGCGGGAGCTGCTGCAAATGTGGACGCTTGTTCAAAACGAGGACTTGAACTGCGCCAGACAAGTCGTTATGTGA
- the LOC132115199 gene encoding UPF0688 protein C1orf174 homolog codes for MGGTSAVTGDKHWQDSTLRQFSTPKLPMRAKQIVVGSHRLRVRGTVSLNTPGVKSSVKKAVRRCVLRGLVQRSASDLASAAQQQMAGDGGEAKRRPKRPFRRGVEEKSSATMNENVKIQSDKKTSGERRGKENSAAKCTALTGGYAEAKMDQTVIHSPQTREDPSIFFDEDSNHIFPVEQFFGNIDVVQDYPRRTPGSKRMSRRKYRSMHYYAKEDSEDEQL; via the exons ATGGGCGGGACTTCAGCGGTCACTGGAGATAAACACTGGCAGGACTCCACACTCAGACAGTTTTCGACGCCGAAACTTCCAATGAGGGCGAAGCAG ATTGTCGTTGGGAGCCACAGACTGCGAGTGCGCGGCACTGTCTCTTTAAACACGCCTGGTGTAAAAAGTTCAGTCAAG AAGGCTGTGCGGAGGTGTGTTCTGCGCGGTTTGGTGCAGAGATCGGCGTCTGATCTCGCGAGCGCAGCGCAGCAGCAGATGGCTGGCGACGGCGGGGAGGCCAAACGTCGTCCAAAGAGACCGTTTCGCCGCGGAGTAGAGGAGAAATCTAGCGCGACCATGAATGAAAACGTCAAAATTCAGTCCGATAAAAAGACTTCGGGTGAACGGCGCGGTAAAGAAAACTCTGCCGCCAAGTGTACTGCTTTGACAGGCGGCTATGCAGAGGCAAAGATGGACCAGACCGTCATTCACAGCCCCCAAACGCGAGAGGACCCGAGCATTTTCTTCGACGAGGACAGCAATCACATTTTCCCAGTAGAGCAGTTCTTTGGGAACATAGATGTTGTTCAG GACTACCCACGCAGAACCCCAGGAAGCAAGAGAATGAGTCGGAGAAAGTACAGGAGCATGCATTACTATGCCAAAGAGGACAGTGAAGACGAGCAGCTATGA